A window from Culex pipiens pallens isolate TS chromosome 3, TS_CPP_V2, whole genome shotgun sequence encodes these proteins:
- the LOC120428337 gene encoding uncharacterized protein LOC120428337, with protein sequence MRNFSFTRKSEEIMVKLPFLVGVILAVVAHSKASHTRSQERILHQVYDDCSNDLDIPLGRHYFERGFLGGLTDKDPKAVPFIYCVMERMEFVNCAGKIGKQALVDFFTDGHDVQSLPGVVDECDEKKKGATVAERSFSFYRCFFEQKKFVI encoded by the exons AtgcgaaattttagttttacgAGAAAATCGGAAGAAATAATGGTAAAGTTGCCCTTTTTAGTTGGAGTgattttggctgtagtggctcACAGCAAA GCATCGCACACACGATCCCAGGAAAGAATTTTGCATCAAGTGTACGACGATTGCAGCAACGATTTGGACATCCCGTTGGGCAGGCACTACTTCGAGCGAGGCTTTCTGGGCGGCCTCACCGACAAGGATCCGAAGGCGGTTCCGTTCATATACTGCGTAATGGAACGCATGGAGTTTGTCAACTGCGCGGGCAAGATCGGCAAGCAGGCGCTCGTTGATTTTTTCACCGACGGACACGACGTCCAGTCACTACCGGGTGTTGTCGACGAGTGTGATGAAAAGAAAAAGGGGGCCACGGTGGCGGAGCGGTCCTTTAGCTTTTACAGGTGCTTTTTCGAGCAGAAAAAGTTTGTGATTTGA